In Scophthalmus maximus strain ysfricsl-2021 chromosome 5, ASM2237912v1, whole genome shotgun sequence, the sequence GATTGTAATGAATTATCAGTACCTCAATAGTATCAGTAAAAATGTTACAGTGCATCAAGACAACAGCAGGTGGAGCTAAAGAAAGAGTGCACTAGGTTTGGAAAACACTCATCTATAAAAATTCACATTCAGTCTGCCACTGTATACCCACAGTATACCCTCATCCAACATGTAGCAGGTGCTGGCAGCTCATGATGGGGATGTCCAAGGTGATTCTGACTGAGCCTTCACATGAACACAGCAGAGGATAAGCAATAACCAAATCAATACCCAGCACATGCTACACATTCTTCATTGGATTGGGATCTGGAGAATTTGGAGGTCAAGTCAACTCTGAACTCATGTCATGTTCCCCAAACCATTCCCTTATCAAACCGCCCGGTTGTgtcggttgttgttgtttttgccactTATGCACAAAGACTTCCTATTTGTGCATCGGATGCACAGTCAAACCGCTTGACTTCATGACTGTGACACTACACAGTGTATTCTTTACAAATCAGAGAGGGAGATCCATGTTCAATAAGTTAAACCTTCACCAGCCAGTACTCAACACACTGAACTGGTTGCCTGGGAAATCAGGGCCCTTAAGCTATCAGCCCCAGTATCATTACCTCCACAGACAGGGAAACTAATACAAGCCAACCAGTGCCATCCAGTATGACAACAAACCAGTCCATTACAACATCTTTACGCCTCTTTCCCTATCCTCACCACACCTACCATATCCGCAGTCAGATACAGGGAATGTGTTTCTTAATCAGGGTCATTACGTGTCACAGCACAAATGTATATCACATAAACactttattattaatgtattaGCAATTCATTTTAGAGGTAGTCACTGAAAGAATTTATGTGACCAAAGTCTGAATGTTTAGTGAGTTCACATGCTGATATCAgagacttttctctttctctttgttcactctgtctttgtctgggATTCTTTGAGGGTCCACTATAAGCTCGGCTTTCACAAGACTCAACTCTGAACAAACATTTGGCCcatggcaaaaataaaaacagaaatgctgcTTTACTGTGTTGTTGGCAATATACCTGGTTTCAACAGTAGAACACAGACAAAATCAATGACCAGTGTAATCAGGTCTGCATGTGTTTATTGCACCGCCTCCACATCTGATCGTGTAACCTGACCAAACTATAACACTTCACGCCCCGGtggctgcttttctttctttccttctcttttttttttctttcttacattCAAAGTACAGGGACAGCGTGAGTGAGCACAGAGTGCCAGCAGCCAGCTGCCAGCAGCCCAGGACCGGTTGAAACCTGTATGGGTTGCAAGTGAGGAGACGCTTCCTCCACCTAGTGCATCATAAGAGCTGCAAGTGATGCATGAGTTCAGCACGCAGGGTCCTATTGACTGTGGAGTTTGTCAATACCACAAATACATGTAGATTGAATGATATGTCGATAGATAGTTTCACAAAGTACAAATAATGTTGCCACATGAGAGTTTATGTTAATGACAGTTAAGTTTAAACCTAACAAGCATATTGTAGCGTGTCAGACAAGTGTGTGTCTTGTGGAACAAAACGAACACGTGAGAGGTTTTAATTAGTCAGCAAAGTTATTTCAGCCAACAACAAGACGCATTTTGTGATGTCTGAGTGGAACAAAGAGGgggaagctgctgctgcgttcaagtgGCGTTGGAAAGATGTCAGACAAGAGGGCTCCGTTTTCAGTTGGTATCCCTGTAATAGCTGATTTTATACATACTCAGTTCCAGTCTGTAATACATCTAACTTGTTCTTCCATTTGGTGAATACTCACATCATTTATTATGGGTAACACTTGGTTGGCTACAGTCTCTTGGACTGTAAATAGGCCTTTTTCCCAGCAGACGCCTTCACAACGTAAGACTGTATCTTAAATTGTCACCACGATACACGATTTCTCGGCTGCAGTTCACTTGAAGGTAAACGTGAACTTCCACTTCTcctgaagctgtgtgtgtgtcactcgcCCGTGTCGCTCTTTCCCCACAGACAGTGAACGCATCATCAGATAAACCGGCAGGCGGTGTCTTCGGGAACTCGCCGTAATGTCATCCTCCAATGAGAAGCGCCCCTTGCACCCACAGCAGCGGTCCGTGCGGCTCCATATTGGATGTACCTCTTCTCACAAATTCGCCCTGACTGGACGTCTGCCTGCGCACATCGTCCAACCTACGGCCCCGCTCCGCTCCTCGGGCTAAGGAATGAGGGATGTGACCGACGAACGGCGCTGTCACGGACACATGTTCTCCGGAGCTTTGCTTTACAGAGCGGCGTCACTTCGTAGCGGGGCTGGGACGTTGGGTTAGAGGCGCACCTGAAGAGCGGAGCGAGAAGTGAAGTGACATGCGGGCTGGGGAAGGAATAATTGGATTGAGATAACCCAACGGAGGCAGTGAGTATATTTatctttctgtgttttcagaAGATGCGTCCAAAAGGACACCAAAGAGCAACAACTTGACCGATGTGCGCTTATTGTCGCGCGGCCGATGAGGTAACGTTTCCAGCAACTGGTCACCTGGTGTGAATGTTTAACGCCGGGACACATGATGATTCTCAATTTCACATGTTTCAACAGGTCACCTGACCCGCTACACCAACAGATAACTTACTGCGCAAGAAGCGCTCGGCGGTGGGATGAGTCGAGCGTCTCATCCTCCAGCTATAGGAATGTCTTCCCCGTACTCGTGACAGGAATAGTCCGCCTATATACAGACACGCATGCAGCTTGTTTTCCACATGGCGAGTGTGAGATCTGTTTCCTCATTGTCTGCGGCACGCGACTGATCAGACCTGCGTGCTTTCTAAAGAGTTCCCACAACACTGCCCGTTAGCCATCTTTAGAACTATATGTCATCTTAACTTACTTAATCCTAACGTGCAAGTACAGTGGCTTGCTTTCATCACGTGGTTAACTTCTTTAATCCACTGTCAGAGGAGAAGGGACTGCTCATGACACTGGCCCTGCTGCCAGGGCCCTCCTCTGTGGCACTGGGCCCCTCCCTGTCCATGGGGCGCCCCCCATGCGCAATGCCTTTTAATGCCTCCTTGTGGGCCAGAGGTGTTTTCTGGAGGAATTTCTTTCGAAATTGGCCTAAACGTCCATTTGGAGTCAAGGATTGAAGGGGCAGTGAGCGGTTTTAATTCAATACACTTCTTTTtataaaaatctgcgaatatttcctcacgttCCGCTagctgaaaacataaaaaatggtGTTGATCGCACCAcgcaacactgtgtgtgcagttcgTAAACATCACTCCTCGACACCTTTCCGACACACGCTGGCGACAGAAGCTtcaactcaggggttttggcctcgtggttagtaCATCCGTCTCCCATCCCCTGGGCTGCAGGTTCAAGCCCCgatcagtgcagtcaaaaaatcaacaacaaacgttctccaaaatcacttactgcccctttaactgatTAGAATTTTTGCaacaagaggtcaaaggtctcaCAAAACTTCCTACCCAAGTTGACATTTGTTAaaaatttttaataatttgtatccaaaaggtcaaaggtcaacttcagaacttcagtgtgacatcataaagctaaaaaaaaaaatcacttttctgGTCTTTATTTAGGAGATGATAGCTTAATTTATTGCAACGTCACTGATGCAGCCAAACCAGTAATTCAATTTccttttattcataatttttttccatagCCTATTTGCCTGTGTTTCTTCCGGCATGTATGGAGAGACTGGTGGAGGGTATAGGGTTtgttataaaacattttgatctGCTGCACTCTCCAAATAGATCCTCAAACATCATGCTTTCTCTGGATAAAGACTAAACGTGGATAGAACAttaaattatgataaaaaatattacCTTCCCTCTTAGTTTGAGTTGATATCCCTGACAGCAATTGTACAAATCCTGAAAGGACCAATAAACTCAAAATTTCAACAAGCCCAGCAATACAAACCCATGACCTGAGGAGGAGCAATATTAACCACTCCAGACTAATCAAATTTGGCCGAATGTATGGACCCTGTTCATGGCAGACAGTCTGTCTTGTCACGGAAGGAAAGGAACAGgttgttattaataacatttGCAATGACTGAGTTCTACTCAGTCGTCCCAGTGAGCTTTGACATCAGGACGGTGAGACCAGCCTGCACAACGCCAGCaactaaatggaattcagccatccCTAGgtttattatttacactgtgGCAGTCAGATGTTTTCTATGGTAAAGGTTTGTCGttgaatattaaagaaaatggaaatataatgCCAGCTATACAATAACACACAGAGTGCTATACACCAATATACTACACAGTAATATACAGATGTCTCACCATACAGCTATATATAGATGTTACTATACAGTAATGTACTATAAAGTAATATATAGATGTTTAACTATACAGCAACATATATATTGTTactatacagtaaaatatacaTGTTACTATACAGTAACATATAGATGTGTTACTATGTAGTAATATATAGATGTCTTACCGTACAGTTATATACAGATGTGTTACTATACAGTAATACATAGATGTCTTACCATACATTAATATACAGATGTGTTACTATACAGTAATATATAGATATCTTACCatacagttatatatatatatatatatatatatatatatatatatatatatatatatatatatatatatatatatatatatatatatatattactataCAGTAATGTactatacagtaaaatatagaTGTGTTACGATGCAGTAATATAAAGACGGGTTACTATACAGTAATATATAGATGTCTTACTTTGCAGTAATAAATAGATGTCTTACTATACAGTAATGTactatacagtaaaatatagaTGGGTAACTATGCAGTAATTTATAGATGTATTACTATGAggtaatatatttttgttacacaaagtgtaaagaaaaacagttttcaaccccaaactaaattaaacatgttttccaaacatgtttaattcaaaACAGTTGGTGGACGTATGCTCACCTCAAAGGCCACTCCCTGCTCCAGTAACAACAGATTGTACTGTAGTCAGTCTTAATTTAGCACAGTCTTTGCTCGGCGCtcataaaaaatgaaagcatTTCTGAATGAAACGAGactgagaggtgagaggaagtgagagttGACTTGAGCGTAACAGGATGGTGCACACTCAGCAGTGACTTCCCAAGTTATACATTCCCACCTTGTAGTGCTTTGGTGTTAAAAGTGTTGCTCCAACAGCTTTAGCAGGGAGAGCAACGTGGATCTCCAAATTTTAGTAACCTgttatacaatacaatacagttGTTATTGATAGTTGTTAGTTCcaaacttcttttttgtttcctgagAGTAATTTACAGCAAAAGGGAGGAATTTCACAACAATATGCAGTGATATAAAActggaataaaaaatgtttggaaataTTTGGTTACAAAATGCCTCAACGATTAATTGATTCACCATTTTGCGAGTTAATATATCGTACATTTAATTGCAGAATACTCTTGAGTACATTAACTGACTCTCCATGTGTTGCAGTGATGTTCACTCTCACTGAGGTTGCATCCTTGAATGACATTCAGCCGACGTACCGCATCCTAAAGCCATGGTGGGATGTCTTCATGGACTACCTGGGGCTGGTCATGCTCATGCTGGCCATATTTGCCATGACCATGCAGATCACCAAGGACCAGGTGGCGTGCCTTCCTTGTTTGGAGGATCCAGACGAGGCGTCAGGACCTCAACCCAACTCGTTCACCCAGCAGCCCGCACAAGCAGCAGCCTCAACCGCAGCCACCGGGGCCCATGGGGTAACCTCTATCCCGTATGTTACCAAGGATTTACCAGACGAAGCTGTCCACGAGATCCACGTTACGCACCAACAAACTGCGATGGTGAAAGAGAAATATGTCAATCAACCTCCGCCAACGGGAATCAAAACCAACCTAGACTATCAACAATATATCTTTGTCAACCAAATATGTTACCATGTTGCCTTGCCCTGGTACTCCAAGTACTTTCCATACCTCACTCTCATCCACACACTTGTTCTCATGGTCAGTAGCAACTTCTGGTTCAAATACCCCAAAACCAGCTCAAAGattgaacattttgtttccatCCTGGGCAGATGTTTTGAGTCTCCCTGGACGACCAAGGCGTTGTCTGAAACAGCTTGTGAGGACTCTGAGGAGAACAAACAGAGGTTGACCGGCACCTCCTCTGTACCCAAACAGGTATCTTCTGAGGGGAAGGATGAAAGCACGAGTGTCACCTCATCCACTCCCATGCTTGGGGTGAAGTTTTCTGCAGATAAGCCCATTGCGGAGGTCCCCAGCAGTATGACAATCCTGGACAAAAAAGACGGGGAGCAGGCAAAGGCCTTATTTGAGAAAGTGAGGAAATTCAGAGCTCATGTAGAGGACAGTGATTTCATCTACAAGCTTTATGTAGCACAGACTATTGTCAAAACTGTCaagtttattttgattttgtccTACACTTCGACCTTTATGGCAAAGATTAATTTTAAGCACAAGTGTGAGCCTGATATTAAACAGCTAACAGGATACAAAATGTTCTTCTGTACACACAATATGGCTTTCATGCTAAACAAGCTGCTTATTAGCTACATGGCTTTGATTTTGATCTATGGGATGGCGTGCCTGTACTCTCTCTTCTGGGTGTTTCGACGACCGCTGAAAGAGTACTCGTTCGAGAAGGTCAGGGAGGAGAGCAGCTTTAGTGACATTCCTGATGTCAAAAATGACTTTGCATTCCTCTTACACATGGTTGACCAGTATGACCAACTCTACTCCAAGCGCTTCGGTGTCTTCTTGTCTGAGGTTAGTGAAAACAAGCTAAGGGAGATCAGCCTGAATCACGAGTGGACCTTTGAAAAACTAAGGCAGCTAGTGACCCGTAATGCGCAGGACCAGCAGGAGCTGCATCTTTTTATGCTTTCTGGACTCCCCAATGCAGTGTTTGACCTCACGGACTTGGAAGTGCTTAAACTGGAGCTGATTCCTGAGGTGAGGTTTTC encodes:
- the lrrc8da gene encoding volume-regulated anion channel subunit LRRC8D, with the protein product MMFTLTEVASLNDIQPTYRILKPWWDVFMDYLGLVMLMLAIFAMTMQITKDQVACLPCLEDPDEASGPQPNSFTQQPAQAAASTAATGAHGVTSIPYVTKDLPDEAVHEIHVTHQQTAMVKEKYVNQPPPTGIKTNLDYQQYIFVNQICYHVALPWYSKYFPYLTLIHTLVLMVSSNFWFKYPKTSSKIEHFVSILGRCFESPWTTKALSETACEDSEENKQRLTGTSSVPKQVSSEGKDESTSVTSSTPMLGVKFSADKPIAEVPSSMTILDKKDGEQAKALFEKVRKFRAHVEDSDFIYKLYVAQTIVKTVKFILILSYTSTFMAKINFKHKCEPDIKQLTGYKMFFCTHNMAFMLNKLLISYMALILIYGMACLYSLFWVFRRPLKEYSFEKVREESSFSDIPDVKNDFAFLLHMVDQYDQLYSKRFGVFLSEVSENKLREISLNHEWTFEKLRQLVTRNAQDQQELHLFMLSGLPNAVFDLTDLEVLKLELIPEVRFSAKVSQMTSLQELHLCHCPAKVEQTGFAFLRDHLRCLHVKFTDVAEIPAWVYLLRSLRELNLIGNLSSENNKMIGLESMRDLRHLKTLCLKSNLSKMPTNITELSPHLIKLVVHNDGTKLMVMNSLKKMTSLIELELHSCELERIPHAMFSLTNLQELDLKSNNIRTIEEIISFLHIKRLTCLKLWHNKIITIPSSIGQVKSLESLHLSHNKLESLPPALFTLPKLRHLDVGHNSITVLPPDVGLLHNLQHLAINSNKLEVLPKPLFRCTKLKVLCLGQNALTVLPETVGQLVQLTQLELRGNCLDRLPALLGNCRLLRKSGLVVEDHLFDTLPVEVKENISRETNVSFTSGL